The DNA sequence GACTAGCTCTACCCGGCCTCGCTAATTATAGCCAAgaacaattattttttataggTTTCGCACAAGTAAGTAGTAGCCATTGATAAGAAACGATACAACTTTTATTGAAAAATCGTGATAGTTCCTAAACCGAAGATATCGTTGAACGTGTAAAATAAATGAATTCATGAGAAACATGTACATATTTACAATATATGTATACGCTACCGATATGAATATGTACACTTCTATACATTTTCGTAGATCTGGTGCGGTAGTTATACGAATGGGGCGCTAAAATCTAAATTGATACAAGGAGTTCATGCACCAAATCATTTCAGAGTCATTGGAACTTTATCGAATAACGCGGATTTTGCGCAAGCATGGAATTGTCCGGTTGAAAGTCCCATGAATCCGTCTCGCAAATGTATTCTTTGGTAATTATTTGTAATTACACAGCACGCACGTATCCGAACATTACTGAACATACGAGATTATGTTATTCTTTAAAAAGAATGTTGTATAATATTCATAGTAAAATTACATAAACAGCAAATCGAGCACTTGACCTTATTCCTAAGAaggaaaaattgacaaacgaCAATGTCAAAACAGAATATCAGTGAAATGAATTCAGAAACATTATATTCGAATTTtatgtatacgtataacgttcataaAAGTGGATGTTGTTCTCTAATAGAAAATATCGTGTATTATAGTATTTAAGACACGATATTAGTAGATATTAGAAGTATTTATAGTATTTATTTAACTTAACACTAAACCTACCACTGCTGGTCAAATTGACCGTTTTCAAACTTCTACACAAATTTAAGGATATTTAAACGTATCGTATCGCTTCATAATTTCTGACTTTTCATAAACACTTTGACCAGACACGGTAGAAATAGGTATACACAAAGTGTCGGTAGGTTTAGTGTTAAACACTAATTCTAACACAACATTGCAAGAGATAAACAGGTAATTCTAACACCGCAATTAACTTTTTGTAACATATCCAATCTACGTCTGCGATATCTCCATAGTTTAATTTCCCCATTACTCGAAGCTGTAATTAACAAATTATCTTTAAAAGCCATACATTTCACTCGATTAACATGTGCAACTACTTCTACAATTTCCACAGATTTTTCAAGATCATAAAACTTGATTTGACCATTTTCCAAACCAGCGGCAATTAAATCATCGTTCAAAAATTCTACGCAAATAATTTTTGAgtcgaattttatttcattatcgatCCCCGCTGATTTTACCGAATATACGTCTATTCTCTGATTTACAGCTAATAAATACTTTTCGCCATTAGGACTCCATTTAAGAACGTTTACATTTTTCGCATCTAATCTCAATCTTGGGACTAGATTTGTGGCATATGCTTGCCTTCCTTTAACTAGATTCCAAGTTCGCAGAATTCCATCTGCTCCGGTAGACAGTGCTATTTTTCCTGTTGGGTGAATAGCCAAAGTATTAACAGCTGAACCCTTATGCGGTTTTTGCCAATGTTTTTCTGTTTGCCAATTTCCACATCGAATTGCAGCTATAGTTCCATCGCTACTGCACGAAAACAGATGAGATGCATCAGGAGTAAACGCAATGCAATTGACGGTATCTGcataaacatataaaaatatataaaacatattgAAATAGATGATTTCATCTCTGATTTTAACATGACATGCGAATAACGATCGTATATGATCACACCTACCATTATGGTGCATTAATCTACCAAATTCTACTCTGTTATGTAAATCGTATAAATAAACAGAATCATCAGCTCCACCAGATgctaaaatatttttgttactcGCAACGCTACGTATGCTACTGACATGGCTATGTGTTGCGAAACTTTTTACCATGTTGTATTCCTGAAAGTTCATCAAATTTATcagtaaaatatgaaattatattcAATTGAAGTAAGTTCTATGCGCCGAACATAATCTAAAATATAACAACAGAAAGGAACTTGTTCACTTACGTTATCAGTATTGCTTATTTTGTAACCGAGTAAATACTGTTCGTATGTTCCTACGATTATTTCGAATAGATCCGGCATGTTGGAATTCAAACAAAATGATACGTACAAACTGGACTACTTTATTCATGGAAATGAATCAATTAGAATATATGTACATTCGCAAACTGGTTTGAtaggtacatacatacatacgtaattGGCGTTTGTTATAATTTCTGTTGCTGATGATAACAAAATTGTAGTTGTAATTGTAGTTGTAGGTAATAAGAAAGAGGAAATGACAATGCTCTCACTATAACCTGGTTGTTCCCGAATTAGTACTGCACCATACTGCTAAATACTGAAGATAGCACGTGCTAGCATATACAAGATCCTATAAAATTACAGGTGTTATGAATTGGTGTGGCTCCCTCCAGCGTGAATATTTTGTATGATAATAAGGTAAACTCTAGCGCGGCAAATTTAACTGTAGAGCAGTGTAGACGAGGCAACGAATACGTTAAGCGTCAAGCCTGTTTTGCCTTCCTTTTTATTTAGCGCGCGATGTCCGATGTCCAGCGAATATGCTGGTGGCCGGAGATCTATGTAAGGTTGCGATAAGACGATAGAGAGACAGATGTTTTCAAtcgtttatgtaaaatataacaACAAATATATAACatggaaataaatttcaaaaaatattatGATCCATCTGAAGTTATGTGTATCGATGAATCTTTGATACCATTTCATGATCACATAATATTTAGGCAATATTTAAAACAAAAGCGCCACAAATatggtattaaattaataaataaattaattagttAAATCGTGCTGTGGATCTGGGCACATGTATGCTTTTCGTGTATATACAGGGAAAcgattagaaaaagaaaatacgaCTAATGTTATAATCCTTTTCTAAAGATATATTCAATAAGGAACACAAAAGGACACACACGTTGTGTTGGATTCTGGATGGTGGAAATTAGACAACACGCGTTGAAAAGTTAGAAGTTTTATTTGTAACGAGTAACTGCACTATAGTACCGACTGCAGAATGTTTAttttaacattatatatattatatattatattataacattcTGTGATACCTACAAAGAACAATCATTTTTCTGTACATCgtgttttaataatattcataatttcaaaatttcttatttgtaattacacttttttttcttttgtacgtATCAAATTTATCAGAGATTATGTTTACGTAATGCATATGATAAAAGAGATGTAATATCTGACGGAATCCATATTGTCCTACTGATATTCAGGCAAACGTTGCATGAAACTACTTCATTAAAAGCACCGCGATAACCcattgttaaaaaaaaattgaaaattcaaaaGATCTTCACGTAAGCGATGGAGATTCTGATAACAGAAGTGGAAGTGAAAGATGTAAGGTTCCCAACATCGTTGTTAGCTGACGGAAGTGATGCTATGGTACGTGGTATATGCTTTGATCTTCCTTTCGATGGGATGCTGTGCGTATTTCGCATCACatgttaaaatttaattttataagcCCTGGTTGTAATATAATATTCAATTACAGCACACTGATCCTGATTATTCTTGCGCGTACGTTACGATCAAGACTAGCAAAGGAATCGAAGGATATGGATTAACATTTACTTTGGGTAGAGGCACAGAAATTGgtatagatatttatttatcttctgAAACGACTAATTATTGTTTATGGAGTAAAACGATATTATCAAACTTTTCTTTGAAATGTTCATAGTCGTACAAGCTTGCAAGTCAATGTCGTATTTAGTGAAGGGACAAAATGTCAATGAAATTTTTACACACTTTGGATCTTTTTGGAGAAAACTAACGAGTGAATCGCAATTAAGATGGGTAACGTATTACAGATACGTGATCACATAAGAGAGTTACTATCACATGTGAGAAATATAGAAGCACGCTAGGAAATTCAATGTGTTTAATATAAATGTATGAAATGTAATAGATCGGGCCAGAAAAGGGCGTTATTCACCTCGCTACGGCTGCTATAATAAATGCATTGTGGGATCTGTGGGCTAGAATAGAAAATAAACCTGTTTGGAAATTACTTACGGATTTATCCCCTGAACAATTAGTCTCTACGATTGATTTCAGATACATGTAAGTTGCGTACATGTGCATTTTACGAAATGAGAATAGCTTTGAAACGAAGAAATCACTATATTGTTATTTAAAactgaaacaaatttttatgatATTCTCTTCCATAGCACCGATGTTATTACGAAAGAAGAAGCCGTGAAATTATTGAAAGAGAatcaaaaaggaaaagaagaacgCGAAGAAATGCTACGAAAAAATGGATACCCGGCGTACACAACGCAAGTGGGATGGCTTGGATATAACGATGCCAAAGTTAAAGAgctttgtaataaatttttagCTCTTGGCTTTACATCTTTCAAGGTAAAAGTTGGTCAAAATGTAACAGACGACATAAGAAGATGCCGATTGGTACGCGAAGCGATAGGACACGAAAATAAATTGATGCTAGATGCTAATCAAATATGGGATATCAACGAGTCGATCGAGTGgatgaaacaattggtaaaatTCAAACCAATCTGGATTGAAGAACCAACGTCCCCTGATGATATATTAGGGCATGCGAAAATCGCAAACGAATTAAGACCGTATGGCATTGGTGTTGCGACCGGTGAAATGTGCGCTAATCGCGTGATGTTTAAGCAATTATTACAAGCGAGAGCAATCGATTATTGTCAAATTGATTCGGCTAGAATAGGAGGAATCAATGAAATATTAGCTGTTTATTTGATGGCAAAAAAAATGGGTGGTAGGTTGCATAAATGATAATTACTTTTTGAAGATACTAGGTTGACCATTTtatcataatttttattatattagttCCAGTGTGTCCACATGCTGGAGGCGTAGGTTTATGCGAAATGGTTCAGCATCTCCAGATGTGGGATTTTATATGTTTAAGTGCATCTACCGAAAACCGTGTGATAGAATATGTCGATCAACAACACGAGCACTTTGAACATCCTGTATGTGTTCAAAACGCTTCTTATATGCCACCCATGAGTCCAGGCTATTCAACCAAACTTAACGAAGAATGTATTAAGAACTATTCATATCCGAATGGGGAAAAATGGAAGGACATGTACGAACAGGGGCTTTTCTACAAATCatttaattagaataaatacaaaaatttatgtCAACTTAAATGTGTATAGTAAGCTATACTTTAATATAAATGAATTGAAATGGGCGTCAACACTTTAAATACTGAATAAAATAAACTGATTTATTATTCTTACATTGTTTTAATTCAATATTATTTCAaggttttattttttatttaatgacCATGATAATTTTAAGAACGAGTTTAGGATGATTTTTTTATCATTATCAAAAATCCACACCTTAAACCCACTTAAATTTCCTTTAGTTATTTTTCTTTACATTTAACAACAATGgaaataatttacatatataaaccATGTTTATACATTTACAATGTATAACACATAAGGTAATATCTGTAGTGAATTTAATTGTTAGAATGTTATAATCATATAAAGCTCCAAAAAAAGATATCACAGCTATTGATCTTGCCTTTAAGCTTATTTTAGCTTGATGTACTAGGATTATTTTTGTCTTTAAAGTAAGACATCACATATTCCGTCTATAAAACATAATAACAATTACTTTTAAATCAGCTAGAACCAACGAGatatatgaaatgaaatttcagaatATGTATTATACGTACGCTTACAAACCAATACGAGTTGGGTTTGAACATAAACCTTTTAACTAAGCCCATATTGCATATAGGGGAAATGACGTGTAAATGCAAATGATGTATTGTATTAAATGGTGGCCAATGAAAACCAGTACGTGTAACTGCAAGGTCCAAACCTTGTTTTTCTGCTATTATATCCACTGTAGAAAGGATTCTGTCATCTAAAAATTGTCATTGTACAAGCAACTCTAATATGCAAAGcttaaatttaacatttaacaCAAGTATTTCTATTTGGTCAGACTTACAAAGTGAAGCATCTTCTGGTTGAAGTTCCTTTGCATTGCGTATATGTTTATTTGGCAGTATTAAATAATGATGGGTCGAAGCTGGATTAATATCTTTAATACACGTCACATAATCATCCTaaaatgatgtttaacgttTCAAATTTAACAACTATAAgataatgtaaaaatatttttttctaaatatagCCGTCAATTATATATCAGGATACAACAAAGGTTAACTTTTTCATACCTCGTATATCTTCTCGCTTGGTGTTCTGTTATTTATGATATCGCAAAagatacaattatttatatgaGTTTCCATGCCGACAAAGATATAATCACGTTAAATAGTTTCCCCACGAAAAAATTGTTTCCTTggcaaattaaaagaaattgacgTTACTTGACTACTTGATGTGTGTGCTTATACATAACATATGTATAGCATGACTCTATATGTAAAGTAAACTCATAGATAGCGTCGCCGTGTCGGTCACATCGTATGCAGGTCGAACATTCGTgtttttatattacatataacatACACACAACACACACTTCTGTCTCTGGTACAGAAAAAATATCAATTTCCGATGACAGAACATAAGTAAAGACTTGGTGTTATCGGTAGTTTTTTGGCTTCGACGTAACTATCGGGAGCATCTTCCCGTACTTGTTTACATAGATATGTATGTACGTGTTCCGAAATGTTGTATGCTGCTaggaacataaatagaaatagataTAGCATATCAGTACATCTTTTAAGTTCTATCGtatctaaatatattttaaaagtttttataaatatatcatgtTATATGAATTAAAGGATTACGAATAAACCTGTCAAATtagaaaaaagatagaaaataatatgtattatacattGCTAACGAACCTCAATGTTATTGTTTATATGCCAAGcaaattatgaaataaatatatagataacCAAGATTTCAAACTATCATTATTGAtaatatttatcgataattGAATCACACTATTGATCGGAGATCattaaaataaaagagcaaTATAATGGGCATTAAATACAACGTTTATTTTGTCgcattactttttaatttaaaatatataaactgtacatatatatatatttatttatttatttatatttataagtaatatatGTTTTTATTAATAGTCGTGAGCATGAGTAATGGATGTAATATATTCTTTGCATGTGGCAGTTTATTCGAACGTAAAAAGTATCTTTGTTCTCAGAAATCGATCTGCTGAAATTTCCACGCAATTTTTTCTTCAGTTCTGTTGATTTCATATCTTTgaaaaaatgttgaaaatatttttacttccTCTTGATGTAAATAGAGTTGTATACGTAGAGTTGAAATTTGAAACTTtgcaatgtaaatataaatgcaaAGAAAACCATTAGAAACACGTATACAATATTTCATCGTCTCACCGAACAAATTATTGGTGAGACGTAAGAAAATAATTGAATCTTAGAACGATTTGAAATGCAACGACGCACCTGTTTATATTTTAGTTTGAATCTGTTTTAGTTTTTCAACAAAATCTTcttattacttttatatatagTGTTTGATCGTGTGGTAAATAGtgaataattttgtaaaaattttatttaataaagttATAAAAATAATGTAGCCGAccaataaagaaaagaaaatgaagatcgaGCTAACAGAGAATTTTTCATCAAAATTGCTAACATAAAAGACATTGGTTCTTAGAATGTTTTATATCTTCTCTTGAATGTATTCTATTGGCCCATCGCATCGGCAACTTACACACTACGGTAGGTTCATCGGTATTATTCCGACTGTACagcactttttcttttttataaataattcttataaattataattaatctaCGTTTCCGATTCGACATAACAGTCatacaatatacataatatttgcTTACGACAATCCATCTGTAATACTGCAAACCCTTCACGGTCATTCCCTCGAGAGAGATGATCATGTCTCGTATCTACTAGTTTAGTCACATTTCGACCCTTCGGTTGTCACCGTACTGTTTCGTGATGTCACAAGTTTCTGTTTCCGGCTTTAAATTGTCGAGAAGAATTCGTTCGCCAATCGTTCTCACACGATAAAACGCGTTTTTGGTCGGTGACTCTCGTTATCGTTCGTCGTTCGCTCTCGTTCAAAGAACGATACGTTGAGTATAAATTGCAAAATCGCAgcaagaaattgaaaaatttgaaataaactgGAACGAATCTAATAAAGAGGCAAGTTTCAGCTGCCTTGGTACGGCATTTGATCGGGTACAGCGGACGAATGATTTTGACTCGGGCTTTGATGAAAGTGAGGACTGCTACCGTCTTGCGATATTTCACCCACCGCTGGTTCTTCGTATTTTCCTCTTTTGAAGCGACCATATAAGGAAGAGTAGGGCAGGTTGTAGTGAATAGCCGCTTGGTTGATGCTCATATGGCCTAACCTGAAAAATCGTGAATAAATAGAAGAAACCGCTGAATTTCTCGTGCGTCTTTTACGAAACCACCGATCTTATAGATGATACATGCTTGGAGAAGTGGCGGTCACAGGTTGTTGCGTCACggtaaaatagaaaaagagaaaaaggaaaagtagCAGAATGAAACGTGTCGTTTGAAAggataatatgtattataagGACGATACGAAGAAACGGTAATTTACCTGACAGCTTCGAGAGCTTCGGTCATAGCATCCTCGCTCCACGGCGTAGGATTACTCCTACTGAGTTCAATGCCTTCTCTTTTGCATCGACCATATAAGGTTCCCGTCGGTATACCGAATTCCGTGGAAGCTCTCTGTACCGACGTTTGACCAGAACGTATCGCTTCGAGAGCGCGATCTAGATCGGCGGGCGACCACGTTGTGGGACTTGCGTTGAATGGCGCAGCCAGCCTGATACCTTCTCTTCTCGCGATTTTGTACAAGGTACTCGACGGTATACCAAACGCCTTTGAAGCTTTGTTCGCCGATATCGTTCCGGTCCGTAACGCTTCTAACGCGCTGTTTAAACTCTCGTCACTCCACGACTTAGTAGGCCCGTCTTTTTTTGGAGTGTCGATGCCCAGTCGATGCGCTCTTTGCCATAAAGTCGTCGAGGGTATACCGAACGTTGCTAAAACGATCGCGACACCACTGGATTAAATAAGAGAACGCTGAGAAAGCTTGTTAACGGACTAACCGTAGGCTCGCGTGTACTAGCCGAGCGAAAAAAAGTGGTGCGTGCTTTTGAATTACCGGAGGCTTTCGTAAGGCTCATATCGTGATTTCGTAAGGCTTCCAAAGCGGCATCCATATCCTCTTGCGTCCACGATTTCGAACCATGATGATGAGAGCTGGATTGTCCGGGGTGACCCCTTGAGTTATTTTCACCGGAATCCGAGTGAACCGAACTTCCAGAAGGCATTAATCCAAGCAACTCCGGTGTGATCATCATCATGTTGTCGCTATCGGCCGCGTTCTTTGAACTGACGCTCGCTCGATCCGACATGTGGCTATCGATATCGATCGTGTCCGACGAATCCATCGTGTGCAATGTTTCGAACTTGATCTTTACACTGTCACAATTTTGGATCTCTGCGAACAGATGCGAAAAACAATACAGTTCCAATGAATGCCTCCTTCGGTTGAAAGAGTCTGCGTAACATCGAGCCGCAATATCGTGCCGGAATAACGAATCGCGGTGTTTCTTCTAATTTCGTTTATCCGGATTCTATGATCTAGACCGTAAACGATATTGGTATCGTCGACGTCGCGCATCGCAACTTTGTGCCGGAGAAAGGAGCGCGCCACCGAAAGCAAAGTTGAACGCATGGACTAAACGAGGTAGCGTGGGCTGTTGCGAACGGAGCAACGTAAATCTAATCGCAACTAGTTAAGCTCGATTAGACCGATTATTTTAATTCCCTCCCTGTCTAATAACCAACTACGGTTTTATTTCCCCCCCATATACGATTCACGCCGAGTTCGACATAGTGGAAAAAACGATACAACACCGATACACGGACGATCATGGGGTACTGATAGAGCGACCGTGAATGtcgatataaatattaatagcaACCGCACCTGTGGAATGATGATCCGGGTCCCTTAAATGTGTAATCGTAGTACCGACCAACGTGGCACTTGGTGGTGTAGGTTGAGTTTCTGGAGGTAGGTCAACCTCTCCGGGATCCGGATGATGACCGTAATGACCGAGGCCTGTATGACAAAACATGTCACCTTTTTTATTTCAAGTGAAAACGGTCTGCCCAGTGCGTTGCCGTAAATCTGTAAGTCGCCCCACACCTAAAATCCGCCACGAATATTTCGCTATTCTTTCGTATAATTTAATTGCAAATTAacaaagaaggagaaagaaaaaagagctTAACACAATCTATAGTAATAAGTACATACACATGTACTATACTGTTGACACAGATGTGTGGTAAACGATGTTACGTTTTTACGTGGAAGCAAAAGGATCCAGGTGTGGGGCCCGTATCTCATTATCGATTACTTACCGTTGTTATTGTTGTTGCTCGTATTGTTACCGTTGCCGTTGCTGCTAGcgttgttattgttgttgttgttgttgttgttgttgttattgttattattggtGGTGCCAGTAGTGGTACTATTGTTACTGCTACGTTGGCAAGTTTCCAAGACTACTGCTCCCGCGGTTGCCTCCGTGCACTCCTCATCTTCGGGTTGCCAGTCTATGTGATTCTGCGAAATATCCGGTACGAATTTAGCGACGACCGTGACGAGATCGCCTCGTCGCTTTCAAGACGGCTGTCGCGTTCTTACGTTCTTTGGTTTTTCCAAAGCTTCGCGCGTTCATCGACATCGCCGCTTACCTCTTTGTTCTCCCAATCGTAGTTTTCGTTCGATTCCTCTTCTTTGTATCGATCGTAATGCCTCGAATCCGTAGCGCGAGGTTCGAACGTGGTTCTGGGCCTCTTATACCTTGGATGATGTCTCTTCAACTTGGTGAAATTTATTCTAGGAGTACCGGGTTCTCTTGGCGGCGAACTCAGACTTACCGATGGTGGCCCGTCTCTGCTTTCAGGTACCTCGCACAGTCCTTTGATCTTTAGCTGATCGGCTGTTTTTAACAGTGACTGTAACATAGATAGCatacaattgtaaacaggtttATTCGACCACCATATACTCGATTTGTCTTTGAAATCGCAGATTCGTTTTTAGAAGATCGCCGAGAATGCAACTAAATGTTCGCTTAGACTGACGATTGGATAAAAGTCCGAACGGCGAAATCGTCGCGATCAACTTCAAAGAAGTTTCGGATGTATTTTGCTTGCACGACGAATACAGCAAACGTAGGGAGATTCGTCGATTAAATCGGGAATGAAGCAAAAAGTAGCCGATCTAGATGAATCGTACTTCGAAAAAGaatgaagaaagaagaaaaggaagagcacaagaacgaaagaaaaagaaaaaaagaaaaaacagacTGGCTAGACTGGGTTCGCATATTCTGAGTAAAAGCTCGTCATCCTTACGGCTCGTTTCAGTGGGTACGGTTTCATCTTGCGATTGCCGCTTGCGGTGGCTCGGTCTAAAATCAGTATTCGCGATCCAGTTTCGGCGTACGACGACGATTCACCGGCACGGTGCGTCGACCCGTATCGAGCAGCGAGACGGGCTCCTCGCAAGAACGACATTCACCTCACCGGTCTCTTTAACCTTGAACCGCTAGTAAGGGAACTAGGCAACTAAACGAGGAAGAAAGGAAAGACGAGGAATAAACGGGAAAAAGAAAATGGAGGAAAAGAGGAGATAGAGGGAAAACCTAAATAGAAGAAAGGGGGTAAAAGAGAGGAGTGAACGTTAAGAAGTATGGAAGAGTAAAGGGGATAATAATTTGTAAGTTAAGTATACTCGTATTTCTAAGATTCTGCATTCGTCCACGTGACAATGACAATGAATTTAAATTGCAAGCAAATagaaactatatatatatataatgtaacgtCGACATGGATAGACGAAtgtaaaataagaaaagaaagtcAATGAAAAAAAGATTCCTTACAGGAAATAGGAAgtacgaaagaaaagaaacgaagaacgaGCGGGCCAACGAACGAACGAGACCGAGGTTCGCGTTGAAGTTGAGGTTTTCTCTTCTTTAATCAAGGCAGGGGTGGTGCGATTAGGCGGGGTCGGCAAAGAGACAAGCAGCA is a window from the Bombus affinis isolate iyBomAffi1 chromosome 9, iyBomAffi1.2, whole genome shotgun sequence genome containing:
- the LOC126919928 gene encoding protein bric-a-brac 2-like isoform X6 — translated: MAGQHYCLRWNNYQSNMTSVFHQLLQTEAFVDVTLACNEASLKAHKVVLSACSSYFQKLLLSNPCKHPTIIMPQDVCFNDLKFIIEFVYRGEIDVSQAELQSLLKTADQLKIKGLCEVPESRDGPPSVSLSSPPREPGTPRINFTKLKRHHPRYKRPRTTFEPRATDSRHYDRYKEEESNENYDWENKENHIDWQPEDEECTEATAGAVVLETCQRSSNNSTTTGTTNNNNNNNNNNNNNNNNASSNGNGNNTSNNNNNGDMFCHTGLGHYGHHPDPGEVDLPPETQPTPPSATLVGTTITHLRDPDHHSTEIQNCDSVKIKFETLHTMDSSDTIDIDSHMSDRASVSSKNAADSDNMMMITPELLGLMPSGSSVHSDSGENNSRGHPGQSSSHHHGSKSWTQEDMDAALEALRNHDMSLTKASATFGIPSTTLWQRAHRLGIDTPKKDGPTKSWSDESLNSALEALRTGTISANKASKAFGIPSSTLYKIARREGIRLAAPFNASPTTWSPADLDRALEAIRSGQTSVQRASTEFGIPTGTLYGRCKREGIELSRSNPTPWSEDAMTEALEAVRLGHMSINQAAIHYNLPYSSLYGRFKRGKYEEPAVGEISQDGSSPHFHQSPSQNHSSAVPDQMPYQGS
- the LOC126919928 gene encoding bromodomain-containing protein DDB_G0270170-like isoform X7, which gives rise to MSFLRGARLAARYGSTHRAGESSSYAETGSRILILDRATASGNRKMKPYPLKRASLLKTADQLKIKGLCEVPESRDGPPSVSLSSPPREPGTPRINFTKLKRHHPRYKRPRTTFEPRATDSRHYDRYKEEESNENYDWENKENHIDWQPEDEECTEATAGAVVLETCQRSSNNSTTTGTTNNNNNNNNNNNNNNNNASSNGNGNNTSNNNNNGDMFCHTGLGHYGHHPDPGEVDLPPETQPTPPSATLVGTTITHLRDPDHHSTEIQNCDSVKIKFETLHTMDSSDTIDIDSHMSDRASVSSKNAADSDNMMMITPELLGLMPSGSSVHSDSGENNSRGHPGQSSSHHHGSKSWTQEDMDAALEALRNHDMSLTKASATFGIPSTTLWQRAHRLGIDTPKKDGPTKSWSDESLNSALEALRTGTISANKASKAFGIPSSTLYKIARREGIRLAAPFNASPTTWSPADLDRALEAIRSGQTSVQRASTEFGIPTGTLYGRCKREGIELSRSNPTPWSEDAMTEALEAVRLGHMSINQAAIHYNLPYSSLYGRFKRGKYEEPAVGEISQDGSSPHFHQSPSQNHSSAVPDQMPYQGS
- the LOC126919928 gene encoding protein bric-a-brac 2-like isoform X5, with translation METDRYWGVHYSGGMAGQHYCLRWNNYQSNMTSVFHQLLQTEAFVDVTLACNEASLKAHKVVLSACSSYFQKLLLSNPCKHPTIIMPQDVCFNDLKFIIEFVYRGEIDVSQAELQSLLKTADQLKIKGLCEVPESRDGPPSVSLSSPPREPGTPRINFTKLKRHHPRYKRPRTTFEPRATDSRHYDRYKEEESNENYDWENKENHIDWQPEDEECTEATAGAVVLETCQRSSNNSTTTGTTNNNNNNNNNNNNNNNNASSNGNGNNTSNNNNNGDMFCHTGLGHYGHHPDPGEVDLPPETQPTPPSATLVGTTITHLRDPDHHSTEIQNCDSVKIKFETLHTMDSSDTIDIDSHMSDRASVSSKNAADSDNMMMITPELLGLMPSGSSVHSDSGENNSRGHPGQSSSHHHGSKSWTQEDMDAALEALRNHDMSLTKASATFGIPSTTLWQRAHRLGIDTPKKDGPTKSWSDESLNSALEALRTGTISANKASKAFGIPSSTLYKIARREGIRLAAPFNASPTTWSPADLDRALEAIRSGQTSVQRASTEFGIPTGTLYGRCKREGIELSRSNPTPWSEDAMTEALEAVRLGHMSINQAAIHYNLPYSSLYGRFKRGKYEEPAVGEISQDGSSPHFHQSPSQNHSSAVPDQMPYQGS
- the LOC126919928 gene encoding protein bric-a-brac 2-like isoform X4 codes for the protein MLFAVRRMSFVARRSSMFHSRSSILYTRPSILHSRSSFPLFTLSSLVKPRKCFSISLHRENSNWLCTVRCRYQQLAFSLSDRSLFSLTHPPPFPSATDARFVPLFDPLTDLYLSFLFSSLPVSRYLFIFSATANTISTERSPRRRYCAGKENEYFMETDRYWGVHYSGGMAGQHYCLRWNNYQSNMTSVFHQLLQTEAFVDVTLACNEASLKAHKVVLSACSSYFQKLLLSNPCKHPTIIMPQDVCFNDLKFIIEFVYRGEIDVSQAELQSLLKTADQLKIKGLCEVPESRDGPPSVSLSSPPREPGTPRINFTKLKRHHPRYKRPRTTFEPRATDSRHYDRYKEEESNENYDWENKENHIDWQPEDEECTEATAGAVVLETCQRSSNNSTTTGTTNNNNNNNNNNNNNNNNASSNGNGNNTSNNNNNGDMFCHTGLGHYGHHPDPGEVDLPPETQPTPPSATLVGTTITHLRDPDHHSTEIQNCDSVKIKFETLHTMDSSDTIDIDSHMSDRASVSSKNAADSDNMMMITPELLGLMPSGSSVHSDSGENNSRGHPGQSSSHHHGSKSWTQEDMDAALEALRNHDMSLTKASATFGIPSTTLWQRAHRLGIDTPKKDGPTKSWSDESLNSALEALRTGTISANKASKAFGIPSSTLYKIARREGIRLAAPFNASPTTWSPADLDRALEAIRSGQTSVQRASTEFGIPTGTLYGRCKREGIELSRSNPTPWSEDAMTEALEAVRLGHMSINQAAIHYNLPYSSLYGRFKRGKYEEPAVGEISQDGSSPHFHQSPSQNHSSAVPDQMPYQGS